The Syntrophotalea acetylenivorans genome contains the following window.
CCATGTCAAGGGTCTCGGCATCCTGCCCTGAAACCACCTTGATGATTTTGTCGACCGTATGCACCTTATCCCCGGGATTAATACGCTCCGGTGAATAGCCAACCTTAAAATCAACACCGCAGCGCAACCCGGACTCCTGTTCCAGAATAGGCACGCAAACGTCTTCTGTGACACCGGGATAAACCGTCGATTCATAGACAACGACAGACCCGGGAGTCAGGTGGCGGCCGATGGAGCGGGAAGCCGACTCGACAGGAGTCAGGTCCGGTTTTTTATGATCATCGATGGGTGTCGGAACAGTGACGATAAGGAAGGACGCTTCGGCCAGGCGTGAGGCATCGGCGGTATAATCGATGTTTGTGGAGGCCAGATCCTCACTGGTCAGCTCTCCTGTGGCATCATAGCCGTCACGCAACTCGCCAATCTTTTCATTGCTGATGTCAAAGCCGATCACTTCGGCCTTGCGACCAAAAGCAGCAGCCAGGGGCAGGCCGACATAGCCGAGACCGACCACGGCAATCTTTTTCTGCTTTTTCTGAATTTGTGCAAAGGTAATCAAAGAAACCTCCCTAGGATGAAATCGAATCCAAATTCATATCGAAATAACTTCAAAAATCAGTCGTTCACCGCCGAGGTCTAAAAAACCGCCGAGAAAAATTCCCAAGATATCGTTTTACCTCAGCGTTCTCGGCGGTAAACTGCCCTTAGAGCGGCCTTGAAAAATGTAGCACAACACAAGGGAAACCTGCCCAAAAGATTGCGCCCTTCAGACTTGCGCAACCCTAGACCTGGTAGTACTCCCGGTACCACTCCACAAACCGCTGAACCCCTTCGGCAATGGGCGTGGCGGGCTTAAAGCCGACATCCCGCATCAAATCGTCCACGTCCGCATAAGTCGCAGGGACATCACCAGGCTGGATGGGCAGCAGGTTTTTCTCAGCGCTTTGCCCCAGGGCCTGCTCCAAGGTACCGATCAGGTCCATTAGCTCCACGGGGTTGTTGTTGCCGATATTATACAGCCGACTTGGGGCACTGCTGGTACCGGGGTCGGGCTGCGCTCCATCCCAATCAGGATTGGCGGTAGCGGTGTTGTCCAAGGTACGCATTACGCCTTCGACGATGTCATCAACATAGGTAAAGTCGCGCCTCATCTTGCCGTAATTGAACACATCGATCGGCTTTCCGGCCAGAATGGCCTTGGTGAACAGGAACAGGGCCATATCCGGCCGCCCCCAAGGCCCATAGACGGTAAAAAAGCGCAGCCCGGTCACCGGCAGACGATAGAGATGGGCGTAGGTGTGGGCCATCAGCTCGTTGGCCTTTTTCGAGGCTGCATAAAGAGACACGGGATGATCGACATTGTCGTGCACCGAAAAAGGCATGCTGGTATTGGCGCCGTAAACCGAGGAGGACGAGGCGTAAACCAGGTGCTCTACCTCATTGTGCCGGCAACCTTCAAGAATATTCACGAACCCGGTGAGATTACTGTCGACGTAGGCGTGGGGGTTAATCAATGAATAACGCACCCCGGCCTGGGCAGCCAGGTTCACGACCCGATCAAAACGCTGCTCCGCGAACAGGGCGGCGATTCCTTCACGGTCGGCCAGGTCGAGCTGAACGAACCGGAAATTATCCTTGCCCTGCAGGCGAGCGAGACGCGCTTCTTTAAGGGTAACATCATAATAGTCGTTGAGATTGTCGAGACCGATGACCTCATCGCCCCGTGCAAGCAGCCTCTGAGACAGATGAGAACCGATAAACCCGGCAGCGCCGGTAACTAAGATTTTCGCCACATTTTCCTCCAAATCGGGCAGTAACCTGGTACCCGTATAAACCTAATACTTCAACAGGGGCAAAGTCTAGCAAAGGGACCTCTGTTAGCCGCGACGACCAATCCCCAGATATTCAAAACCGGCTTCGCTCATCTGCTGCGGATCATATTGGTTTCGTCCATCGATAACAACGGGCTGCTTCATAATTTTCTTCATGGCCATAAAGTCGGGGGTGCGGAAAGGCTTCCATTCGGTGACCAGCACCATGGCATCAGCAGCCTTAAGAGCATCATACTGATGATCCGCCAGCACCAGATCGCAGTTATCAAACCAGGCCTTGGGCAAAAGTTTACGAGCCGCATCCATGGCGATAGGGTCGTAGGCCTTGACCCGGGCGCCCGCACCGATAAGATCGTGCAACAAGACCAACGATGTCGCTTCGCGCAAATCATCCGTACCCGGTTTGAAAGCCAGTCCCCAAACACCGATGGTGATACCGCTCAGATCGGAACCGAAGCGTTGGCAGATTTTCTCGAACAATACTCTCTGCTGGCGTTTGTTCCGTTCATCGACGCTGCGCAATACCTGGGAATCGTACTGACAACTTTCCGCCAGATGAATCAACGCTTTGACATCCTTGGGAAAGCAGGAACCCCCGTAACCGCAGCCGGGGTAGATATAGGAATAGCCGATACGGCTATCGGAGCCGATACCGCGCCGCACATTTTCCACATCGACATCGAGGCAATCGCACAGATTGGCGATTTCATTGATAAATGAGATTTTGGTCGCCAGCATGGCATTGGCGGCGTACTTGGTCATTTCCGCATCACGCACCCCCATATACACCGTGCGATCCCGATTCATATTAAAGGGCATATACAGTTGCCGCATAAGTTCACGGGCTCGGTCGCTGTCGGTACCGACAATAATACGATCGGGTCGCATAAAGTCTTCGATAGCCGCCCCCTCCTTGAGGAATTCAGGGTTACTGACCACATCAAAATCGATCTCCACATCTCTCTTTTGCAGTTCAGCCTCGATGACGGCCCGCACCCGGTCCGCGGTCCCTACAGGAACCGTCGATTTATCGACCACCACGGCATAATGGTCCAAATGCTGACCGATTTCTTTGGCTACCGCCAATACCTGGCTGAGGTCCGCAGAACCATCGTCGTTAGAAGGAGTTCCGACGCCGATAAAGTAAAGACTGGAATCGGCCATTGCCTCAGCGAGGGAGGTGGAAAAGTGCAACCGGTTTTCCCGGGCATTGTTGCTGACCAAGACTTCCAGTCCCGGCTCATAGATGGGAATCTTGCCGTCCTTCAAAGCGGCGACTTTGTTCGGATCCGCATCGACACAGGTGACATTATTTCCCATCTCGGCAAAACAGGTTCCGGTAACAAGCCCCACATATCCTGTTCCAATGACGGTTATATTCATCGAAAATCCATCCTTAAAAAATAGTTAAATGATTGCCTTAACACCCTATAATTGAATTAACTGAAAACACTCTATTAAAATACCCCTAACGCTTTGTGTCAAGCCCCTGTCCCGTCTTAACAAAAACTTTCAGACAGGTGCTAAGCATGAATACGAAAGAGGAATATGATTAGCGTGTTAAGCAGGGTCACCCGGAGGTTCGGAATAGCGCCTTAAGGTGGAGTGGGAGCATGTATCTATTTCCGTTTATTATGAAGACATTGGCGTTTGCATATCACCATTATCTTCTATCGCTCCGGCCAAACTGGACCCCGAATCGAGAATATCCAATCCACCTTCGTGGTTGGTCAAGATCTGCAGTGCCGGCAGAAGAAAGGCTTCCAGGGATTCGACGCCATGCCCATCGGTTGCAAAACACGAGTAAAGACCTTGGGTAAGATTAGCCTCCGCCCGTTTTTGCACTTGCTTGCCGTAACGCCCTGAAAAGCTGAGAAGGTTGCCCTGGAAAAGACCTCCCGTACCTTTGAGTTCATCCTGTAAAAATAAGTCGGATGGAGCTGCCCCGGGAAAAGAGGATGTTGTATTCGAGGGGAAAAACCTTTTAAAAACGCCATTAAAAGGCCACCTTATGGGGCAAAAATCGCCCTGGGCTAGAAGATCTGTGCGTTCAGGGTGAGCCATTAAAGGTATCAGACCACGCTGGATGATACGCTGAACATTATCCCGAACCAGCTCAGATGAAGCCTCACGGGGAACCTCAACCAACAGCAACCGACTATCCCCCAGGCATTGCGGCTTTTCAAGCAATACCGGAAAGTATTCGTCCAGGAAATATTCCATTCCAGGGCTCAGCAACAGAGGAATTCCTGCCCGGTTCAACTCTTTTTGCAGCGTGGATGTCGCTTTTTGAACCTGCGACGGTCGGTTGTCGAAACGGCCGAGAATGCAGTGGGGTGTACAATGTACCTGACGAAAACCGGCGGCCGCAAGCAGCCTTGCCATCTCCAGAGATTCAGCAAGGGTTTCGGGGCCGTCATCTATTCCAGGTAGAATATGACAATGCCAATCAATCATAGAGTATTAAAACCAGGCGAATATTTATCCGGAACTCAAGAGCGGTGAGATCTAGATTTTGAAATGTAATTCAGGCTGCAAACGCGGGGAATTGAACTCTTATTTATCGACCTTGATCCAGACGGTCTGCTCTTGATGAAGATTGCTGGTACGCCAGGTAAGAATCCCGCGAGAGACTTCATCCCCTTCCCGGAGATGATGGCCAAGATCGACCCATTTACCAAGGGGGACCCGCACCGTGCTCATCAACTCTTGCAATTTAACGGGCGACGGCATGCCCATCATGCGGGCACTACTGCGCTGAAACCCCTCCAGATAGGGGCGGATTTCTAAAGTAGCATAGCCCCGTTCCAGAATCGGCCTTACCCAGAAACCGGTATTGACGGCCTGAAACTCAACGGTCTGACCATAACCGGCATAACGACGGGCCAGCAACAACATCTCCCGCACATAGGGCACCATCTCCCCCATCAAAATAAACCCTTTGCTGCCATCCCGCAGCCGGAGGGTCTGCGTAGTCTGCTCGGCAGTATTGCCAAGACGCCGCGCTCCCGATGAGTAGGCAGGACCATTCTCAGCCCCATTGGCCCCTCCAGAGGATGCCGCAGAGCCATCGGGTTTTACCGTGCCGGGTACGGAGGAGTTGGACAGCACCGCCCGATTGCCGGTCCGACCATGGCGATCTTCCTGGCGCACACTGATACGCAGCATGGTCGGAGGGACGTCGATCTGCTGAAGCACCTCCTCGAGGGTGGCAATTTCCTCCGCCGAAGCGTTGACGATCAGACGATTATCCCAGACGCTAATTTTGCCCTGCCCTTCAAGGACATCACGAACTACCGGCAAAATTTCTTCCGCTGCAACATGTTTCAAAGCCATTACTTTGATAGCTGCCTGACAAGGCCGGGCGGCTACCAGCGAGAGCAACAGCAAACAACAAAACAGTGTAAACCTGCCGGACATATCCGTCTCCCCCTATCTGTTCATCCCTCAAAGTCCACCTGACAAATCCAGAATACCCATTGGCTGAAGGGCACTATACCAATTCCATATCGTCCCATAAACATGTTTTGTTAATGATTGTCGCCCCTGATTCGGAAAATACGTCCATCTTCTCCATAAAGAGATTGGTTAACTTTTTGATCGGGCCGGGATTTCCTTGTCGGCGTGCTGACTGAACTCTTTGGTTGCACGCCAGGGATTTACTGCTGGTCACTACTGCCAGTGAACCATTTATTTGATATACTTCTTGCTCCGGGCGGTACTCCGTCACAACAAAGACCCGGGACCTGCCGTCCTAATAAAGGAGGCCCCATGGACCGTCGACGCTTTCTGCATGATGCTGCGTTCTGGTCGCTTTCCTGGTCGTTGGCTCTACAATGGCCCTTCTTATCCGCCGCCAATCCCCCCGCCCATGCCGCACCGGGCAATCTTATTCTGGCAAAAGTCGGTATGGGGAAAGGAAAGGACTACCCAAGGTTGGTGCGACAAGTGGTTACCTTGGTCGGTGGCATGCACGCTTTTGTCAAGCCGGGCGCTCGGGTGGTTATTAAACCCAACATCGGCTTTGACCGTCCGCCGGAAATGGCTGCCACCACCCACCCCTTAGTCGTTCGTACCCTGGCGGAAATGGCGCTGGAAGCAGGAGCCGGCCAGGTAAGAATTTTTGACCGTACCTGCTATGAGGCCCGCCGCTGCTATCAGAATAGCGGCATCTTGCCGGCAATAAAAGCCATGGACCACAGCAAGGTGCGCTGTGACTATATTGATCGCAGAAAATTCGTCACTATAAACATTCCTCAGGGCCGGAACATAAAAAGCTGGGATATCTATCGCGATGCATTGGAGGCCGATTGTTACATCAACGTACCTGTCGCCAAACAACACGGGCTGGCCGGATTATCCCTCGGACTGAAAAATAGCATGGGAGTGCTCGGAGGAAATCGGGGCCATTGGCATCGCCAACTTGAGCAAAACCTGGCCGATCTGGCCACCGTTCTTCGCCCCACCCTGACCGTTATCGACGCCACACGAATGTTGCTTCGCAACGGTCCTCAAGGCGGCAACCTTCGGGATGTTAAAATCAACGATACCATCCTCGCTTCCTCCGACCCTGTAGCCGCAGACGCCCTGGCTACAATGCTCTTCAATCGTACTCCCGCAGAAATCGGCAGCACCGCAGCGGCGGCAAAAATGAGCCTGGGTACAATGGAATTGAACCGAATCCAAAGTGTTGTGGTGCCATGAAAGTCCGCCTCCGTGCCATACAGTGGCGACGCATGAGCCAGGGGCTGTTTTTGATATTATTCCTGGTTCTGTTTCTGCGGACTGACTATCAGGGGCAGGACCAACTTTCCGGGGTCGTCAACCTGATCTTTCGCATCGATCCGCTGGTGGCTCTGGCCGCCACTCTCGCCACCCGCAGTTTTATCTATCTGGTTATGCCGGCAGGCCTGTTATTGCTGTCCTGCCTGCTTTTAGGGCGCTGGTTCTGTGGCTGGGCCTGCCCGATGGGCACCCTCCTCGATGCGTCTCGATCTTTGACCGGCAGCAAAAAAACAGCTCTGCCGGGGGCGCTGCCCAGACTACGCTACATCCTGTTGTTTTTGATTCTGGTCGGCGCTCTCTTCGGCCTGCCCCTGGTCGGTTTTTTCGATCCCTTTGCTATTCTGGTTCGAGGCTTGACCATGGCCGTCTATCCCGCCGTTGCCATGGCCATTGAGAGCTTCTTTACGCTGACCTACCAACAAGGCCCTGTCTGGCTGAACCTATGGACCGAACCCCTGTATCAACTTCTAAGACATACAGTTCTGCCCTTTGAGCAAAAGGTTTTTACTTTGGCCTTGCCGGCCATGCTAATGCTTCTGAACCTTTTTTTATTGGAGATAATACAAAGTCGGTTTTTCTGCCGCACTCTGTGCCCTCTCGGTGCACTGCTCGGTCTTGCGGCACGCATTGCTCCCTGGCGAATAGCAAACCGGCAGCCGACCTGCCAGAATTGCAGACAGTGCACCCCCCTGTGCCGAACGGGCGCGATCGATGGCCAGAGCCAAGTAAACCAAGAACGGTGCATCCTCTGCCTCGATTGCCTGTCCGACTGTCCCAAAGACCACTTTCATTTTGGAAGAGTCCCAAAACACACTATACCCTTGGCGGAAGGTCTCAGCCGCCGGGCATTTGTCGGCACCACCCTGACAGGCATCACCCTGCCCTTCATGTTCGCCGTGCGACCCTTTAAACGGCACCCCAATCCAGCCTTGATCAGACCCCCTGGAGCACTTTCAGAGGATCAATTTCTCGGCCGCTGTGTGCGCTGTGGAGAGTGCATGCAAGTCTGCATCGGCAATGCCCTGCATCCGACTCTGATAGAAGCCGGCGCCGAGGGACTCTTTACCCCCAAATTGATTCCCCGGATCGGCTATTGCGAATACAATTGCACCTTATGCGGGCAGGTCTGTCCTACCGGAGCGATAAAAAAACTGCCCGTCTCCGAAAAACAAGCCACCGTCATTGGCCGGGCTTTTATCGACCGCAACCGTTGCCTGCCTTATGCCAAAGGAGTGCCCTGCATCGTCTGCGAGGAACTCTGTCCTACTCCGCAAAAAGCCATCGGCTTTCGTGAGGTGTCCGTTCAGAACGAGCTTGGCCAAACGGTACGGGTCAAACAACCCTATGTAATCGATGATTTATGTATTGGCTGCGGGGTCTGTGAAAACAAATGCCCCTTACCTGGACGCGCCGCAATCCTGGTCACCTCGGCCGGTGAATCGCGGAAGAAAAAGGATCTATACCTTGACGGTTATGGGCGTGAGGCAGGATAGAAAAAGGAATAGATGGGAAAGATGGTGGTTATTTAGCGAAAAAAAGCCCAGCAAAACAAATGGAGTTTTGGATCGAGCAGCTATGATGTGCCGCTATCCACTAGAAACCTTCGCCCGGCACAATCTCCTATCGGCTCCGCCGGAGGCCAGTCATCCCCAGACAACAGTCCGTCAAGGTCAAAACCCAATCCCCGGCCAGGCAAAGTAAAAGTCACCTTGGTTCCACTGCCTACTTCGCTGTCGACCCATATGTCGCAACCATGGGCTTCGATAATGTTCTTAACGATTGCCATCCCCAGGCCGAGGCCCTCTTTGGCCGTATTCGAAGCATCGACCCGATAAAACTTGTCGAAGACCCTTTCTACCTGCTCAGGGGTCATGCCGACACCTTCATCGCTGACAGAAATTCGCAGGTTTCCTTCTGACGGCTCGCAAGCCACACGAATCACACCCCCGGGCGGAGAAAATTTTACTGCGTTTCCGAGCAAATTTTCCATCACTTGAAAAAGTTTCCGATCATCCAGAAATACCATCAGTGGCATTTCAGGAAGCACAGCTTCAAAATGATGGTCCGGGCAGGCCCGTTGAAAATCGTTTGTGCTGCGCTCAATGATCGACCTTATATCAGCCCAATCTTTTTTCAAGCGAATAAGGTGTCCGGAATCGACACGGGAAAGATCCAGAAGGTCACCGACGATTTTTCCCAGAATTTCGGCCTTTTTATGAATAACGGAAAGAAACTCGGCCTGCTGCTCCTCATCAATACCTTGTTTGCTCAACAAAAGCTCGGAAAAACCCATGACTGCCGTTAAAGGAGTACGCAGTTCGTGGGCCGCTGTAGCAATAAACTCCCTCTTCATCCGGTCAAGCTCTCGTTCCCGACTCACATCCCGAAGCAGAGTGATGACACCAACTTCTTTGCCGCCCTTGTCCTTGACAATCGCGGGTTTTGCCTGAATCGTACGAACCTCGTCCTCATTATCACCGGGCAACTCCAGGTCCACCAGAGTTTCATCTTTGGCCCCGGATTGAACCGACACCAATTGTTTCGCTAACTGCTTGTCTTCAATCGCGGTATCGATAGGCATAAAATAGACGTCTTCAAGCCGTTTACCCAGCATTATTTCGGCAGAAGCACTCATCAAAATAATACGATTCTCCATATCGGTGAAAACCAGCCCATCGGCTACCGATCGGAGAATGACTTCGATCTTTGCACCGACCCGCTGGGAATCAGCCAGAGCCTTTTTAAGGGCCGCTTCGTCTCTTTTACGCTGAATGATCCGCCACACATCATTCAACACCAGATACAACTGTTTTACATCTTCGTCGGTGTAATCCTGCTCCTTGTTTCCCACTCCAGCCAAAAGCACTATTTTGCCATTATCTTCAACGGGCAGATTCATATGCCGCTTCAGTGGCAAATGCCAACCTGGGAGCCCCTGTTTTAAAGAACTGGCCTTACAATCATTTGTAATTATCGGTTTGCGTTGCCGTATTGCCTCGCCCCACAACCCCGTCTCAGACACCTTATAAGCTTGGGGGTAATCCGTGACCGAGCATTGCTCGATTGCCGACTTTGACCAGGCGTGAAAAGTGATTTCCGACTCGTCATTATTAACAAAACAGAGGTAGCCAATTTGGCTGTCGGTAAGTCGCACGCATGCTTCAAGAGCATAGTCCAAAATATACTTCTCAGACTCATTAATCATTTGGCTAAGATTATACAAGGCCTGAAACCTGATTTCATCGAGCTCAAGGGTTCGCTGAGCCCTTTTTTGCTCACTGACATCGATGAAACTCTTTAAAAGCAGTGGCCTGCCAGCATGGTTAACAGGAGTCACGGTCTTATGAACGGGAATCGTCGTGCCGTCACTCTTAAGCAATTGATTCTCACAAATTTCCATATCCTGAGAGAAGTTGGTGAGCGAACTACTTCCCTGTGCCTCAGCGCAAACATAGTCGTGGCAGATATGACCGATCAAATCTTCTTTGGGCCGCCCGAGCATATTAGTAGCATAGGCGTTGACATCGACAATCCGATTCGTTTCCGGATCGACAAGCAGGACTCCGGCATGAAGGGAGTCCAAAACAGTATTGCCCATGGTGTCCTGGGTCCTGCGATTCTGCCCGGCAAGCCGCTGTTTAGCTTCTCTGGCTTCCAGTTCGGCAATACGTTGACGAGCGGCCGTCAGTTCAGCGATAAGGTCCTGTCTATTTTCGAAGGTTTCCCTGAGCATCGGTTTTTCCCGAAAGGTTCTGATCGAAGCAACTGCAAACGAAGCATCAAAATTGCGCGATCGAAATCCAAACTTAAATATAACGATGTTTTAACTTACGAAGATTACCAAAACATCTCCTGATTGCAAAAAGTTTTTTTTGGCAAAGAAAATACCATGCCTCAAAGAGTATGGCTGGCGTAACCTTGAAACAACGATGAAACCAGCAATCCGGCCGCAGAGACATATCCTGAAACAATCGCAAATATGCTGGTCTTGCGGCAACTTACAGAAGAAACTTTAAGCAGGGGTTAAAGACGGGATCGGTGAAATATAGGCGAGATGCTTACTCCATGAAGACACCGGACTCGTTCTTTTCTACCGCCTGCAGCAATCTTTCGATATCCCGGTGAAAAGGCAGCGACGAATACGGTTGCCATTGGTTGTCGCGATCAGCCCAGAATAGTTGCCAGGACCCTGCCTCTTCGTCCTTCCGGAAACAAGCCACCCTGGTCGAGATCCATTCGCCGCTACCCTGCAGATGAGGCCGACTTTCAAAGAGGCTAACCTCGTCATGGCGAATATGATACTCAAGCCTGAGATAGTCTCGCAAATGACCAGGAACCTTTCTTTCACAATAGGCAGTAAATAATTTGTCGACTCGTTTAATTTCAAACTCGGATAAGGGCATGGTTCTCTCTGGTGTGTTGGGTTGTGAGAATAGATGCCGCCGGTAGTTTAGTGGATGTCCGGGTATCTTCTACACCCGTTGACGAAGGCCAGGTTCCGGTAGCAGAATCCCTGTCTCCGCAAAGCCCTATTCTGTACCAGCATTTGCGCAATTCAATAATATTTTGCGAATGCGTCTTACTTGTTTGTTTCTTCCGCCGTACGGTGGGGACGTGGCGGATCAGCGAGCAGCTGGTCCATAATCGCAAGGGCCGCCCGACGACCGTCGGCGGCGGCGGTTACTGCCAGATGGGCGCCGCGCGAGCAGTCGCCTCCCGCAAAGACCTTTGGGTGGGAGGTCCGGCCGCTTCTCGGATCGATGACCATCCGCCGCCGGGCGTCAGTCTGTACCCCGGCCTGTTGCAGAAATTCGAACTCCTCCACGTCGAAGCCGAGAGCCAGAATCAACACTTCGGCCGGAATGCAGTGTTCGGTTCCGGGGACATTTTCCACCCGATGCCGTCCGTCAGCGTCGAGACCGCTGAGCCGGGTTTTGAGCACCTCCACCCCGACCAGACGGCCGTAGCGCTCATCGACGATGATCTCGGTCGGGGCGCGGTGGAACAGGAAGGTTACCCCTTCTTCCTGGGCGTTGTGGTACTCCTTATGGCTGCCCGGCATATTGGAGGGGTCGCGCCGGTAGAGGCAGGTCACGCTTTCGGCCCCTTCCCGCAGGGAGGTCCGCAGGCAGTCCATGGCGGTATCGCCGCCGCCGATGACCACCACCTTCTTATCCCGTACGTTGAAACGCGGATGCAGGTCCTGCCCCTCCAACTGGTGCTGGACTTCGGTGAGAAATTCCATGGCCCGAAACACGTTGCCATGGTGTTCATGGGCCAGGTGCGGCAGGCGGCCGCCGGTGGCGCCGACGCCGAGAAACACCGCGTCATGGCTGTCGAGCAGGTCGGCGAAGTCGAGATCGCGGCCCACCTCCTGCTCCAGGTGCAATTGCAGCCCGGCCCTTTGTAGTATCTCGAAGCGATGCCGGACGATGGCCTTGTCGAGCTTGAAGTTAGGTATTCCCAGGGTCAGCAGGCCGCCAGGCTCGTCGGCCCGTTCGTACATGTTGACGCCGATCCCGGCCCGCAACAGGAAATGGGCACAGGACAAGCCGGCCGGTCCCGAGCCGATCACCGCTACTTTTTCCTTACGGGTGACGCCGGGAAACGGCAGTTCCAAACCGTTTGCAAACCCGAGATCAGTGATCGAGGCTTCGATTGGGCCGATGGCGATGGCGCCGTAACCGTCATTGAGAGTACAGGCGCACTCGCAGAGCACGTTGTGCGGGCAGATACGGCCAAGAATCTCCGGAAAAGGCGAACTCTCGTTGGAGAGCAAAAAGGCCCGCTCCAAATCACGGGCGGCGATGGCCGCCAGCCACTGGGGAATGTGGTTACCCAGCGGACAACCGATGGTAGCACAGAAGGGGTCGCCGCACTGAATGCAGCGTTCGGCCTGTGGCGTCACCTGGGCCAGGTCGTAGTAGTGGTAGATCTCGTCGAAGCTGCGCAGGCGCAGTTTGACGTTCTTCTTTTCCGGGTCCTTGCGGTGGGTCTCGATAAAGTTCTGCATAGCTCAGATCCTGATAATAATAATTGAAGCGAAGAATTTTTCGTTGTGGCAAAGAACTCCAAGGGCTGCGCGGAGGCGTACATCAGTACGCCGAACAAGCAGGCCTGCGGATTTGACGCCGCCACAGAGGAAAAGGGCCGTTTTAATCCCCTTCCTTGGGATTTAGCGGCGCTTTCATATCCTTGGGGGTCACCATCCAGAAGTACTCCAGCTCTTCCCGGTAGTTGTCGAGGATTCGGGCGGCCTTTGGGCTTGCGGTGCGGTTATGGTAAGAAAGTAATATCTTGCGCAAGTAAATCTTGCCCTCGCTGTCCTCGTCGACGTTGATGCGTCGAGCTTCCACCAACTCCCGATTGAGCTTGTCCATAAAAGTTTTGCCCTGGTCGTAGACGAAAGCCGCACCACCGGTCATGCCTGCCCCGAAATTGATTCCCGTCTCGCCGAGAATCACCACCGTACCGCCGGTCATGTACTCGCAAGCGTGATCTCCGGTCCCCTCCACCACCGCCAGCGCCCCCGAGTTGCGCACAGCGAAGCGCTCCCCGGCCGTGCCGGAGACGAACAGCTTGCCGCCGGTAGCGCCGTACAGGCAGGTGTTGCCAACCGCCGAGGCGCCTTCCTGGTAGATACAGGGGGTGACGATGATCCGCCCGCCATGCATGCCCTTGCCGACGTAGTCGTTGGCCACCCCCTTCAGGAAGATATTGAGACCGGTAACCAAAAAGGCCCCCAGCGACTGGCCGGCCACGCCCTGCAAGTGAAAGGTCAGGGCGTTTCGGGGCAGGCCCGCGTTGCCGTAATAATGGGCTACCTCGCCACTGATCAGGGCGCCGAAGCTGCGATTGATGTTCTGAATGGACCGCTCCACCAGCACCTCACGGCGCGGATCGCGAATCGCCGGCAGCACTTCGTC
Protein-coding sequences here:
- a CDS encoding ATP-binding protein, yielding MLRETFENRQDLIAELTAARQRIAELEAREAKQRLAGQNRRTQDTMGNTVLDSLHAGVLLVDPETNRIVDVNAYATNMLGRPKEDLIGHICHDYVCAEAQGSSSLTNFSQDMEICENQLLKSDGTTIPVHKTVTPVNHAGRPLLLKSFIDVSEQKRAQRTLELDEIRFQALYNLSQMINESEKYILDYALEACVRLTDSQIGYLCFVNNDESEITFHAWSKSAIEQCSVTDYPQAYKVSETGLWGEAIRQRKPIITNDCKASSLKQGLPGWHLPLKRHMNLPVEDNGKIVLLAGVGNKEQDYTDEDVKQLYLVLNDVWRIIQRKRDEAALKKALADSQRVGAKIEVILRSVADGLVFTDMENRIILMSASAEIMLGKRLEDVYFMPIDTAIEDKQLAKQLVSVQSGAKDETLVDLELPGDNEDEVRTIQAKPAIVKDKGGKEVGVITLLRDVSRERELDRMKREFIATAAHELRTPLTAVMGFSELLLSKQGIDEEQQAEFLSVIHKKAEILGKIVGDLLDLSRVDSGHLIRLKKDWADIRSIIERSTNDFQRACPDHHFEAVLPEMPLMVFLDDRKLFQVMENLLGNAVKFSPPGGVIRVACEPSEGNLRISVSDEGVGMTPEQVERVFDKFYRVDASNTAKEGLGLGMAIVKNIIEAHGCDIWVDSEVGSGTKVTFTLPGRGLGFDLDGLLSGDDWPPAEPIGDCAGRRFLVDSGTS
- a CDS encoding DUF3024 domain-containing protein, which encodes MPLSEFEIKRVDKLFTAYCERKVPGHLRDYLRLEYHIRHDEVSLFESRPHLQGSGEWISTRVACFRKDEEAGSWQLFWADRDNQWQPYSSLPFHRDIERLLQAVEKNESGVFME
- a CDS encoding glutamate synthase subunit beta translates to MQNFIETHRKDPEKKNVKLRLRSFDEIYHYYDLAQVTPQAERCIQCGDPFCATIGCPLGNHIPQWLAAIAARDLERAFLLSNESSPFPEILGRICPHNVLCECACTLNDGYGAIAIGPIEASITDLGFANGLELPFPGVTRKEKVAVIGSGPAGLSCAHFLLRAGIGVNMYERADEPGGLLTLGIPNFKLDKAIVRHRFEILQRAGLQLHLEQEVGRDLDFADLLDSHDAVFLGVGATGGRLPHLAHEHHGNVFRAMEFLTEVQHQLEGQDLHPRFNVRDKKVVVIGGGDTAMDCLRTSLREGAESVTCLYRRDPSNMPGSHKEYHNAQEEGVTFLFHRAPTEIIVDERYGRLVGVEVLKTRLSGLDADGRHRVENVPGTEHCIPAEVLILALGFDVEEFEFLQQAGVQTDARRRMVIDPRSGRTSHPKVFAGGDCSRGAHLAVTAAADGRRAALAIMDQLLADPPRPHRTAEETNK